In Candidatus Hydrogenedentota bacterium, the DNA window CCTTGCCCAATTCCATGTAGCTGTCACCCAGTTTGCGCCGGACTTCTTCGTTGAGAGACACGCCGCCGGGCCACTGCGGATCGGCTTCAGCGTACTTGCCCTTGCGAAGCAGCAAGTAGAATACGGTCTGATAGGTGCCGTTCACGTCCATTGCGGGAATGAACCCCTGGTTCGGCCACGTAGCGAAAAAACCGCTCGTGAAATCGGTTCGGCCGGCGTCGACGAGCATCTTTGTCGTCGCCAAATCAATGCCCTTGATCTCCGCGAAGGCGCGCGTGGCGCGGGCCTTGTTGATGTACTTGGGCACATTGGGGATTACGATGCCGGCGAGGATCGAGATGATCGCGATCACCACCAGCAACTCGACCAACGTAAACCCGTAGCTGCGTTTCATGGCTATAGTCTCCTTTGCGCGGCGCGGCCCGACCCCGCGCGCGGCTCCTTTTTTACTGTCCACTGATAGCGTCCGCCAGCGAGAAGATCGGCAGGTACAGCGCGATGACGATGAACCCGATGATTCCGCCGAGGACGATAATGATGATTGGTTCCATCAGCCGCAGCATGGCTTCCACCGCGGCCTCCACTTCGGCGTCGTAAATGTCCGCCACCTTCATCAACATCGAATCGAGGCTGCCGGTCTCTTCGCCGACGTCGATCATGTTCACGACCATAGCCGGGAACACCTTCGATTCGTCCAGCGGCGCGGCGATCGTGTCGCCGTCCTTGATGCTGTCGTGCACCTTCTGGATGGCGTTTTCGATGACCTCGTTTCCGATGGTTTCTTTCGTAATCTTCAGCGATTGCAGGATGGGCACGCCGGACGTGATGAGCGTGCCGAGGGTGCGCGCGAACCGCGCCACGGCAACTTTCGTGACCAGGTCGCCGACGAGCGGCAGCTTGAGCACGATGCGGTCCATGATGCGTTTGGTCAACTTAAATTTGGACAAGATTTTGATCACGTTAAGCGTAGTGGTAATCGTCAACAAGATAATCCACCACTTGAACCGGCAGAAGTCTCCAATGTCGATCAGGATTAGCGTCATCGCGGGGAGTTTGGCGCCGAAATCCTGGAACACTTGCGCGAATTCCGGGACGATGTACGTCAGCAGAAACCATACGATTGCCGCGGCGATGGTCAGCACGGCGATTGGGTAGATCATTGCGCCCTTGACGCGGCGCTTGAGGGCCTGGCGCCGTTCCATGAATATCGCCAGGCGCTGCAACACGACTTCGAGCATACCGCCGACCTCGCCGGCACGGACCATATTGACGTACAGCCGATCGAAGTACTTGGTGTGCTTCGAGAGCGCGTCGGAGAACGTCGAGCCGCTTTGAATGTCGGACGAGATTTCGCGCAGCACGTCTTTCAGTTTCGAGGCCTTTTGCTGCGCAATCAGAATGTTCAGGCTGCGCAACAGCGGCAGGCCGGCGTCGATCAGCGTAGACAACTGGCGCGTCATGACCACAAGCTGCTTGACCTTGATGCCGCCGATGTAAAACTCGCCCGGTCCCTTCTTGGCCTTGCGGGCGCGGCGTTCGTCGGCCTTGCTGGCTTCGCGGACGACGGTCGGGAACAACCCGAGGCCCTTGACGTCGTTGATCGCCAGCGCCTGCGAATCCGACTCGATGACGCCAAACACTTCCTTGCCGTCGCGGTTCATCGCTTTGTATGCGAACTTCATCGGTCAATCTCCGTCGGTTTTGACCTGCCCTAATCGTCAAACTTGTCGGTGTGCGCGAGAATCTCGTCCGTGGTCGTAATACCCTTCAGACACTTGATGATGCCCTCTTCGCGCAAGGTGCGCATGCCCTGTTTGCGGCGCGCGTACTTGCGGATTTCGTACGCGAGTGCGCGCTGGTTGATGAGATCGCACAGCGGCTCGTCGACCGTAAGCAACTCGAACAGGCCTACGCGGCCCATGTACCCGATGTAGTCACACGCCGGGCAGCCGTCCGCCTTCCAGAAGGCGAGATTCGGCGCTTTCCGGTAGTCTTCCGGAAGGCCAAGCAGTTCCATCTCTTCGATGTCGGGTTTGTACGGCTTGCGGCAGTGCCGGCACACGACGCGGACAAGGCGCTGCGCAAGCACGGCCGTTAGCGATGACGTGATAAGGAACGGTTCGAGGTCCATATCGAGCAGGCGTGTAATGGTCTCGGACGCGCTGTTCGTGTGGAGCGTGCTCAGCACCAGGTGTCCGGTGAGCGACGCTTCGACGGCGATTTGCGCGGTCTCGAGGTCGCGGATTTCACCGACCATCACGATGTCGGGGTCCTGACGCAGAATCGAGCGCAGGCACGCGGCAAACGTCAGGCCCACTTCCTCGCGGACCTGCACCTGGACCACCCGGTCCATTTTCAATTCGACGGGGTCTTCCGTCGTGATGATCTTTACCGCGACTTCGTTGAGTTCATTGAGGCACGCGTAGAGCGTGGTGGTCTTGCCGGAACCGGTCGGGCCGGTGACCAGGAAGATACCGTTCGGCCTCGCGATGCACGTCTTGATCGCCGTCAACTGGTTCGGCTCGAAGCCCAGCTTCTCGATGTCGACCTTTACCGTCGTGCGGTCGAGAATACGCATCACGACGCTTTCGCCGTACAACGTCGGCAACGTCGCGACGCGGATGTCCACTTCCGAATCGCCGATCTTAAGCTCGATGCGCGCGTCCTGCGGCAGGCGACGTTCGCCGATGTCCATGCTGCACATGATCTTGATGCGGCAGGTGAGCGCCAGCGCCAATGCCTTCGGCGGGCTGGTGATTTCGTGCAGCACGCCGTCGATGCGGATACGGATGCGGAAGTCTTCCTCGTACACCTCGAAGTGAATATCCGAGGCGCGCTTCGTGATGGCGTCGAGCAGGACCAGGTTCACGATTTTAATGACTTCGGGCTCTTGCGCAAGTTGGACGAGGTTGTCTATGTCGCCCACGATCTCCTGCGTGCCAAGTTCTTCGAGCGTCAGTTCGGCGTCGCCGACGCGCTCGATGAGTTCTTTCAGGGTAGATTCGATGTTCTCCGTGTCGAATGCGTAGTTGTTCTTGATGAACACCGACACATCTTGCGGATTGCTGATCGCGCCGACGATCTCTTGTCCGGTAAGTTGCGAGATCGTGTCAAGCACGCCGAGGTCCATCGGGTTTGCCATCGCAACCATCAGCTTTCCGTCTTTTTCGCGGATGGGCGCAATCATGTAGAACTTGGCAACGTCCGGCTCGACCTTGCGCAGTATCTCGTCCGCCACTTTGAGCTTGGTGACGTCCACTTTCTCCATGCCGGACTGCATGCCGAGCGCGTCGATGACGTCCTGCTCTTCGCACAGGCCCATGCGAACGAGCACGCGGCCCAGCATGTCGCCCGTGAGGCGTTGCCGCTGCAGGGCTTCGTCGAGCTCGAGCGGACTGATGACGCCCTGGTCTACCAGGATGTCGCCTAACGCTCTTTCTTTCATCGTGGCCATGGTGTCCGTAGCCTCGCGTTAGCGGGTAATCGATTGCTGTTTGGCTTTTGTCGGGATGATTTCACCTTCCGGCGCCATTGCCCGGGCGCTCGCCTCGAAGTCGTCGGCCATCTGCGCGCGGCCGAGGGCGTCTTCGTATTTGATGATGCCCTTGCGGTACAACGCGAGCAGGTGTTCGTCCAGAAGGTTCATGCCGTACTTGTGTCCCGTCTGGATCGCGGACGTGATGCGGTACGACTTGTTTTCGCGGATCAGGTTCTGAATGGCCGGCGTCGTAATCATCACCTCGAAGGCGGCGACGCGCCCGAACCCGCTCTTGCGGGGGACCAGCGTCTGCGAAATGATCGACTTCAAGTTACCGGCAAGCTGCGTGCGAATCTGTTCCTGCTGGTTCGTCGGGAACGCGTCAACCAAACGGTCGATCGTGCGGACCGCGCCCGTGGTGTGCAGCGTGCCAAACACCAGGTGACCGGTCTCGGCCGCGGTCACCGCGGCGCCGATGGTCTCGAGGTCGCGCATTTCGCCGACCAGAATGATATCGGGGTCCTGACGCAGCGCGCGCCGCAGCGCTTCCGCGAAGGTTGGCACGTCCACGCCGACTTCGCGTTGCGTGATGATGCTGCGCTTGTGCGTATGGTAATACTCGATCGGGTCCTCGATGGTGATGATGTGGTGGTCGAAGTTGGTATTGATCCAATCGATCATCGTGGCGAGGCTCGTGCTCTTGCCCGAACCCGTCGGGCCGGTGACCAGGATCAAGCCGCGCGGCTGGGTGATGATTGGCTGCAGACTTTTCGGCAGGCCAATCTCCTCGAAGGTCAGAATCTTTCGCGGAATGAGCCGCAATACGAGGCCCACGCAGCCTTTCTGTTTGAAGATCGATACGCGGAACCGGGCGATATCCTCGAACGCAAACCCAAAGTCAGACCCACCGACTTCCTGCAGTTCCTGCTGGTTGTCGACCGATGCGATCGATTTCATGAGCCGCTCGGTGTCGTCCGGCGTGAGCGGGTCTTCGCCGAAGTACTGCAAGTGCCCGTGCACGCGGCCCACCGGCGGGTTCTCGACCGCGAGATGCAAGTCTGACCCGTCACGGTCGATCAGCATCCGCAGCAAACTCACCATTTCGTACGCCATGTCAGGCAGTCTCCTTCGCTACGCGGACGCAGCCGTTTCCCGCACCAGTGGCTCGTCCACCGCGGTCACGCGATTGCATTCTTCCACGGTGGTAATACCGTTGAGCACCTTTTTCCAACCGTCTTCGCGCATGGTGGTCATGCCTTCCAGACGCGCCTTGCGCCGGAGCGGGCCGGCAGGCGACCCGTGCATAATCATCTGGCGCAACTCGTCGTTCATCAGCATGAGTTCGTACACGCCGACGCGGCCGGAATACCCGGTATGGTTGCAGTTGTCGCACCCCTTGCCGTGGAAAACTTCAACCTTGTTCCAGTCGATTTTCATCGCCAACCGCTCCTTTTCGAAATCGGTTGGCTTGTAAAGTTCCTTGCACGCCGTGCAGATTGTGCGCACCAGCCGCTGGCCCAACACCGCACGGATGCCTGACGCCACGAGGAAGGGGCGAATGCCGATATCGACGAGACGAATAATCGCCGCGGGCGCGTCGTTGGTGTGAAGCGTCGAGAAAACCAGGTGGCCGGTGAGCGCCGCCTTGATCGCGATCTCCGCCGTTTCCTGGTCACGAATTTCACCGACCATCACGATATCGGGGTCCTGACGGAAAATGGCACGGAGCGCGCGGGCGAAATTCCACCCAATATCGTGGTTGATTTGCACCTGGTTGATGCCGCGCAACTGGTATTCGACCGGGTCCTCGACGGTGACGAGTTTCGCGTCCGTCTGATTGAGCTGATGCAGCGACGCGTATAGCGTCGTCGTCTTGCCCGAGCCGGTCGGGCCGGTGACAAGAATAACGCCCGTGGCCTGGCCAAGCAGTTCTTCCCAGCGGCGTTGGTCCTCTGGCGCAAACCCGAGTTGGCCCATGCCGAGGAGCAGGCCGCTCTTGTCCAAGATACGCATTACGACGCTCTCGCCGTAGACGGCAGGCAGCGCGCTCACGCGCAGGTCGACCATCTTGCCGCCCAGGGCAATCTTGATGCGGCCGTCCTGCGGGATGCGCCGCTCGGAGATGTCCATGCCGGACATGATCTTCAACCGCGATATAATCGAGGGTTGCGCGCGCTTGGGCGGCGTCGGCATCAAATGCAGGATACCGTCGATGCGATACCGCACCTTGACATCGAACTTGCCGGGTTCGACGTGAATATCCGACGCGCGGAGGCGGAACGCCTCGAGAATCAGGTGATTGATGTACCGCACCACCGGGCTGTCGCTGTCGTCGTCGTCGTCCTGCGTCACCACGCCGCCCGCCGGCTTTGTCACGGAGATGCTGTCGTTGAAGTCAACGCTATCCATCGAGATGCTGCTAAGGCTGATGTCGCTTCCGGAAACGCTGCTGCCCATGCTGCTCATCGACGAGGCCATCGAACTCACGTTAGACATCGTGCTCAGCGTGCTGAGCGTGCTCGCGCTGCTGACCGTCGACAGCATCGATTCGACCGTCTTCTCGTTCAGTCCGTAGTACTTCGCGAGCGCTACCTTGATTTCTTCCGGCGTCGTCAATTGCGGGACGACACGGCGATCGAGCAGTCGTTCGAGATTGTCGAATGTCTGCACGTTTGTGGGATCGGCAGTGGCCAGAAGCAGCGCCCCATGCTCTTCGCCAATCGGCATAACCTTATAAAGAGTGGCGATCTGCGGATCGACCATGTTGCGAATGCGTTCAGGAATCTCGCGGTCCGACAGGCGAATGATGGGAATGCCG includes these proteins:
- a CDS encoding type IV pilus twitching motility protein PilT; translated protein: MAYEMVSLLRMLIDRDGSDLHLAVENPPVGRVHGHLQYFGEDPLTPDDTERLMKSIASVDNQQELQEVGGSDFGFAFEDIARFRVSIFKQKGCVGLVLRLIPRKILTFEEIGLPKSLQPIITQPRGLILVTGPTGSGKSTSLATMIDWINTNFDHHIITIEDPIEYYHTHKRSIITQREVGVDVPTFAEALRRALRQDPDIILVGEMRDLETIGAAVTAAETGHLVFGTLHTTGAVRTIDRLVDAFPTNQQEQIRTQLAGNLKSIISQTLVPRKSGFGRVAAFEVMITTPAIQNLIRENKSYRITSAIQTGHKYGMNLLDEHLLALYRKGIIKYEDALGRAQMADDFEASARAMAPEGEIIPTKAKQQSITR
- the tadA gene encoding Flp pilus assembly complex ATPase component TadA, whose amino-acid sequence is MATMKERALGDILVDQGVISPLELDEALQRQRLTGDMLGRVLVRMGLCEEQDVIDALGMQSGMEKVDVTKLKVADEILRKVEPDVAKFYMIAPIREKDGKLMVAMANPMDLGVLDTISQLTGQEIVGAISNPQDVSVFIKNNYAFDTENIESTLKELIERVGDAELTLEELGTQEIVGDIDNLVQLAQEPEVIKIVNLVLLDAITKRASDIHFEVYEEDFRIRIRIDGVLHEITSPPKALALALTCRIKIMCSMDIGERRLPQDARIELKIGDSEVDIRVATLPTLYGESVVMRILDRTTVKVDIEKLGFEPNQLTAIKTCIARPNGIFLVTGPTGSGKTTTLYACLNELNEVAVKIITTEDPVELKMDRVVQVQVREEVGLTFAACLRSILRQDPDIVMVGEIRDLETAQIAVEASLTGHLVLSTLHTNSASETITRLLDMDLEPFLITSSLTAVLAQRLVRVVCRHCRKPYKPDIEEMELLGLPEDYRKAPNLAFWKADGCPACDYIGYMGRVGLFELLTVDEPLCDLINQRALAYEIRKYARRKQGMRTLREEGIIKCLKGITTTDEILAHTDKFDD
- the tadA gene encoding Flp pilus assembly complex ATPase component TadA, coding for MATTTQPPGPPTTGGGYKTFGQSLVSRGIITQKQLDEAVHKQQTSMGQRKLGEILVRLGYISRSHISEGLADQLGIPIIRLSDREIPERIRNMVDPQIATLYKVMPIGEEHGALLLATADPTNVQTFDNLERLLDRRVVPQLTTPEEIKVALAKYYGLNEKTVESMLSTVSSASTLSTLSTMSNVSSMASSMSSMGSSVSGSDISLSSISMDSVDFNDSISVTKPAGGVVTQDDDDDSDSPVVRYINHLILEAFRLRASDIHVEPGKFDVKVRYRIDGILHLMPTPPKRAQPSIISRLKIMSGMDISERRIPQDGRIKIALGGKMVDLRVSALPAVYGESVVMRILDKSGLLLGMGQLGFAPEDQRRWEELLGQATGVILVTGPTGSGKTTTLYASLHQLNQTDAKLVTVEDPVEYQLRGINQVQINHDIGWNFARALRAIFRQDPDIVMVGEIRDQETAEIAIKAALTGHLVFSTLHTNDAPAAIIRLVDIGIRPFLVASGIRAVLGQRLVRTICTACKELYKPTDFEKERLAMKIDWNKVEVFHGKGCDNCNHTGYSGRVGVYELMLMNDELRQMIMHGSPAGPLRRKARLEGMTTMREDGWKKVLNGITTVEECNRVTAVDEPLVRETAASA
- the gspF gene encoding type II secretion system inner membrane protein GspF, translated to MKFAYKAMNRDGKEVFGVIESDSQALAINDVKGLGLFPTVVREASKADERRARKAKKGPGEFYIGGIKVKQLVVMTRQLSTLIDAGLPLLRSLNILIAQQKASKLKDVLREISSDIQSGSTFSDALSKHTKYFDRLYVNMVRAGEVGGMLEVVLQRLAIFMERRQALKRRVKGAMIYPIAVLTIAAAIVWFLLTYIVPEFAQVFQDFGAKLPAMTLILIDIGDFCRFKWWIILLTITTTLNVIKILSKFKLTKRIMDRIVLKLPLVGDLVTKVAVARFARTLGTLITSGVPILQSLKITKETIGNEVIENAIQKVHDSIKDGDTIAAPLDESKVFPAMVVNMIDVGEETGSLDSMLMKVADIYDAEVEAAVEAMLRLMEPIIIIVLGGIIGFIVIALYLPIFSLADAISGQ